From one Culex quinquefasciatus strain JHB chromosome 3, VPISU_Cqui_1.0_pri_paternal, whole genome shotgun sequence genomic stretch:
- the LOC6052364 gene encoding translation initiation factor IF-2 isoform X2 — translation MSDTDNAAVATEAAAAVVAPEAEATPAAAEKMEEVKEDAPAEVEAKTPTKRTPSKRKDAFQKESEELLKNMGIDPAEEGGRRRTRASTRGVSTPSTPATPPAKKGRAAATPSRRGRGKRDHEDDEDEKSPEVETKTPKKRGRPGKDKVVEEEEKDNGADAEEAAEDAKKDEEAKADDKNEVHDDKKEDKKEGDAVDGLVNSTPKEETKPEVEKAEEAAPEKMDVDESEKPAAEEAAAKPAEDKTEDKAEEPASTTTEGEPAAEVAAEETPAAKPTEEEPAAKPAAEEAPAKPAEPEPVVEEKKTNDVSSTKAEEAPKTNDVAAAPVENNVAETKIETTEPKIVPAETATVEPTAAQ, via the exons ATGTCGGACACGGATAACGCCGCGGTAGCCACGGAAGCGGCCGCCGCCGTCGTAGCGCCGGAGGCGGAAGCGACCCCAGCGGCCGCTGAGAAGATGGAAGAAGTCAAAGAAGACGCTCCGGCGGAAGTTGAAGCCAAAACGCCG ACCAAGCGTACGCCGTCGAAGCGCAAGGATGCATTCCAGAAGGAAAGCGAAGAGCTGCTGAAGAACATGGGCATCGACCCGGCGGAGGAGGGCGGTCGCCGGCGCACCCGTGCCAGCACACGTGGCGTTTCGACGCCGTCGACACCGGCCACACCGCCGGCCAAGAAGGGTCGTGCGGCGGCCACTCCGTCGCGGCGTGGCCGAGGGAAGCGAGACCACGAGGACGACGAGGATGAAAAGTCCCCGGAGGTGGAGACCAAAACTCCGAAGAAGCGTGGCCGGCCCGGCAAGGACAAGGTAGTTGAAGAGGAGGAGAAGGACAACGGAGCGGACGCCGAAGAGGCTGCCGAGGACGCCAAAAAGGACGAGGAAGCGAAGGCCGACGACAAGAATGAAGTGCATGACGACAAGAAGGAGGACAAGAAAGAGGGCGACGCTGTGGATGGGCTTGTGAACAGCACCCCCAAGGAAGAAACCAAACCGGAAGTCGAGAAGGCGGAGGAAGCGGCCCCGGAAAAGATGGACGTCGACGAGTCGGAAAAACCTGCTGCCGAGGAAGCCGCCGCCAAACCCGCAGAAGACAAGACCGAAGACAAAGCGGAAGAACCGgcgtcgacgacgacggaagGCGAGCCTGCTGCCGAAGTCGCCGCTGAAGAAACGCCCGCAGCCAAACCCACAGAAGAGGAACCTGCTGCGAAACCTGCTGCGGAGGAAGCACCGGCCAAGCCTGCAGAACCGGAACCCGTCGTGGAGGAGAAGAAGACGAACGACGTCAGTAGCACCAAGGCGGAGGAAGCACCCAAGACGAACGACGTCGCCGCCGCTCCCGTGGAGAACAACGTGGCGGAGACCAAGATCGAGACTACCG AACCCAAGATTGTCCCGGCGGAGACGGCAACCGTTGAACCGACGGCGGCACAGTAA
- the LOC6052364 gene encoding fibrous sheath CABYR-binding protein isoform X1, with amino-acid sequence MSDTDNAAVATEAAAAVVAPEAEATPAAAEKMEEVKEDAPAEVEAKTPTKRTPSKRKDAFQKESEELLKNMGIDPAEEGGRRRTRASTRGVSTPSTPATPPAKKGRAAATPSRRGRGKRDHEDDEDEKSPEVETKTPKKRGRPGKDKVVEEEEKDNGADAEEAAEDAKKDEEAKADDKNEVHDDKKEDKKEGDAVDGLVNSTPKEETKPEVEKAEEAAPEKMDVDESEKPAAEEAAAKPAEDKTEDKAEEPASTTTEGEPAAEVAAEETPAAKPTEEEPAAKPAAEEAPAKPAEPEPVVEEKKTNDVSSTKAEEAPKTNDVAAAPVENNVAETKIETTAEPKIVPAETATVEPTAAQ; translated from the exons ATGTCGGACACGGATAACGCCGCGGTAGCCACGGAAGCGGCCGCCGCCGTCGTAGCGCCGGAGGCGGAAGCGACCCCAGCGGCCGCTGAGAAGATGGAAGAAGTCAAAGAAGACGCTCCGGCGGAAGTTGAAGCCAAAACGCCG ACCAAGCGTACGCCGTCGAAGCGCAAGGATGCATTCCAGAAGGAAAGCGAAGAGCTGCTGAAGAACATGGGCATCGACCCGGCGGAGGAGGGCGGTCGCCGGCGCACCCGTGCCAGCACACGTGGCGTTTCGACGCCGTCGACACCGGCCACACCGCCGGCCAAGAAGGGTCGTGCGGCGGCCACTCCGTCGCGGCGTGGCCGAGGGAAGCGAGACCACGAGGACGACGAGGATGAAAAGTCCCCGGAGGTGGAGACCAAAACTCCGAAGAAGCGTGGCCGGCCCGGCAAGGACAAGGTAGTTGAAGAGGAGGAGAAGGACAACGGAGCGGACGCCGAAGAGGCTGCCGAGGACGCCAAAAAGGACGAGGAAGCGAAGGCCGACGACAAGAATGAAGTGCATGACGACAAGAAGGAGGACAAGAAAGAGGGCGACGCTGTGGATGGGCTTGTGAACAGCACCCCCAAGGAAGAAACCAAACCGGAAGTCGAGAAGGCGGAGGAAGCGGCCCCGGAAAAGATGGACGTCGACGAGTCGGAAAAACCTGCTGCCGAGGAAGCCGCCGCCAAACCCGCAGAAGACAAGACCGAAGACAAAGCGGAAGAACCGgcgtcgacgacgacggaagGCGAGCCTGCTGCCGAAGTCGCCGCTGAAGAAACGCCCGCAGCCAAACCCACAGAAGAGGAACCTGCTGCGAAACCTGCTGCGGAGGAAGCACCGGCCAAGCCTGCAGAACCGGAACCCGTCGTGGAGGAGAAGAAGACGAACGACGTCAGTAGCACCAAGGCGGAGGAAGCACCCAAGACGAACGACGTCGCCGCCGCTCCCGTGGAGAACAACGTGGCGGAGACCAAGATCGAGACTACCG CAGAACCCAAGATTGTCCCGGCGGAGACGGCAACCGTTGAACCGACGGCGGCACAGTAA